GTTGCCGAGCGCGGCGGCGGTGGAGATCGGCGGCGTGTCCGCTGCCCCCGCCGGCGCCACGCTGGGGTCGAGCAGCGCGCGCACGAAGATGTAGATGTGGAAGAGGCTCACCGTCATCAGCGCCGGCAGGAGCGCCGCGATGAAGAGGCTGCCGATCGATTCCTCCACCAGCGAGCCGTAGACGATCAGCGGGATCGACGGCGGGATGAGGATGCCGAGCGTCCCGCCCGCCGCCAGCGTCCCGGTCGAGAGGCGCCGGTCGTAGTGCAGGCGGTCGAGGCTCGGGAGCGCGGCGGTGGCGACCGTCGCGGCCGTCGCGACGCTCGACCCGCTGACGGCCGAGAACACCGCGCTCACCGAGATGTTGGCGTGCAGCAGGCCGCCCGGCACCACCGCCAGCCAGCGCGCCACCGTCTCGTAGAAGCGCTCGGCGACGCGCGAATGCTGCACGATCTGGCCCATCAGGATGAAGAGCGGGATCGCGATCAAGGTCTCCCCCGACGCGGTGTTGAAGACCGTGTGGGCGATGCCGCCGAGGTAGTTCGGGTTGTAGAGGATGGTCCAGAAGACGCCCGTCGCGCCGAGCACCAGCGCGATGGGAAAGCCCGCGGCGAGCAGCAGGAGGACCGTCGCCCCCATCAGCGCCATGACGGTCATGACGGCGCACCCCGCGTGACCAGCGCCCGGGCGTCCTCGACGAGCAGCAGCACCTGGCTCACCATGACGAGGACGAGGCCGGCGACGATGCCGAACTGCACGTAGGCGACGGGCAGGCGCAGGATCCCCTGCGAACGCACCCCGCCGAGGAAGTTGCGCTCGGCAAGGTCGGCGCAGAGCCACACCAGAGTGCCGAGATAGGCGAGCATCAGGACGTGGCCGGCGATCCTCAGCGCGATCCCGCCGCGCGGCGGCAGCAGGGCGGCGATGAAGTCGGTCGCGATGTGGCTGCGGGTGCGTGTCACCATCGGGAGGGCGAGGACGATGATCCACGCCATCAGCACGCCGCCGCCCTCGCTCCCCCAGAAGAACTCGATCCTGAGCGCGCGCAGGACGACGTCGGTCAAGAGCAGCGCGAAGAGGACCGCGAGAAGGATGGAGGACAGCGCGAGCGCCGCCCTCTCGAACCGTTTGGCGGGCGAAGTCACGGCTCGTTACTTCAGCTCGATCCCGAGGTCGGCGAGGACCTCCTTGGCCTGCTCCCCGCCGCGCTCGGCCCACTGCGGGTAGACGTGCTCGACCGCGATCTCGTGGAACTTCGCGTAGAGCTCCGGCGTCGGGGTGGTGATGGTGAAGCCGTCGGCCTTGAGCTGATCAAGCTTGGCGGCGGAGATCTTCGGCATGGTGGCGCGGATCTCGGCCTCGACGCTGTCCATCTCCTCCAGCAGCACCGCGCGCACGTCCTCGGGAAGCTCGTTGAGCCGCGCCTCTGAGACGATCTCGTCCAGCGACAGGAGCAGGACGTTCGTGGCGAAGCCCGACTTCAGCACCTCGTTCCACTTGAAGGCGACGACCGCAGCCGCGCCCGTGAAGACGCCGTCGATGACCCCGCGCTGGAGACCGGTGTAGGCGTCGGCGGCGGAGATGTTGACGGGCGAGGCGCCCGCCGCGGACAGGAACTCGGCCTGCTCCGGACTGAAGGCGCGCACCTTCTTGCCGACGATCCCGTCCATGTCGGTGACCGTGCCGGTGAACCACAGATTGATCGGATCGTAGTAGCCGGTGGCGAGGCTGACGGCGCCGTGGTCGCCGAGAATGCCATCCTTGTAGGAGGCGATCGTCTCGGTCTGCCAGGCCGCGTCCGTCGCCTTCTGGAAGTCCTCGACCGAGAGCAGCTCCTTCATCAGGAAAGGAAGCTGCGGCCCGGCGAGCAGCGGGTAGGTCGAGGCGTTGTAGGCCGGCACCCACTCGGTCATCTCGATGAGCCCGTCGCGCACCAGGGTCAGCGCGTCGACGGCCTTGTAGGGCGTCTCGCCGTAGGTGACGAACTCGATCGAGAGGGCGCCGCCGGTGCGCTCCTCGATGCGCTTGAAGCTCTCGATGAGGAGCTTCGAATATTCGTGCGACGCCGGGTTCACGCCGACGAAGCGCCAGTTGAAGTCGGCCGCGCCGGCCGTCCCCGCCGACGCCCAGAGCGCCGCCGCGGTGGCAAGATGGATCCAGGTCCTCATGATGGTTTCCTCCAGTTTTATGGTTGTTTCGGCCGCCGGCTGTTGATCGCCGTTAGGCCGCCAGGTTTTCACGGAGCGTGGAGCCCGTGTATTCGGGCCGCACCAGGCCGCGCTTGCGCAGGATCGGCACGACGTGGTCGACGAATTCCTCGATCATGCCCGGCTTGGTCGCCGCGCTGAGGTTGAAGCCATAGCCGCCGCTTTCGCGCCAGTAGTGCTCCAGCGCGTCGGCGATCTGCTCCGGCGAGCCGACGACCTGCGGCAGGCCGACCGTGAGGCCCATCTGGATCGCCGCCTCGCGCACGGTGACCTTGCGGCCGGTGTCGCTGCCGATCTGGACGAGCGCGGCGGCCATCCCGCGCGAGGCCTCGGTCGGAACCTCCTCCAGCGGCTGATCGGGGTCGAGGGTGCTGCAGTCGATCCCGAGAGGGGCCGACAGGCGGCTGAGGCCGGCGTCTAGGGGAACGCGCTCGCGCAGCGCCTCCAGCCGGCGCCGGGCCTCCTCCTCGGTGCTGCCGATCACGTACTGGAGGCCGAAGAGGATGCCGATGGGCTCCCGCCCGCCCGCCGCCGCCGCCGCGTCGAAGCGCTCGCGGAAGGCGCGCATCGCCTTGAGGTGCGGCTGGATGGCGAAGATCCCGTCCGCGTGCTTGACGGCGAACTCCATCCCGCGGCCCGAGGACCCCGCCTGGAAGATCACCGGCCGCCCGCCCTGCGGCGAAGGCAGGGTCGGCGAGACCGCCTCGCAGCGGAAGTATTTCCCGACATGCTTCACCCGCGCGATCCGCGAGGGATCGCCGAGGATGCCGGACTCCTTGTCCATCGGCAGCGCGCCGGGGGCGAAGCTGTCCCACAGCGCGTTGCAGATCTCCATGAACTCGTCGGCGACGTCGTAGCGCTCGTCATGGCCGACGAGGTCCTGCCCCACGGCCCTGTGCTCGGCCCGCATGTGGCCGGTGACGACGTTCCAGCCGAGCCGCCCGCCGCTCATGTAGTCGAGCGTCGACAGGCGGCGGTAGGCGAGGAAGGGCGGGTTGCCGGTGATCGACAGGGTGACGCCGACGCCGAGGTGCGTGGTGGCCGCCAGCATCACCGCCGCGACCGGCATCGGGTCGTGGGTCGGCCAGACGACGCCGTAGGTGATCGGCGTCTCGGGACCGTCCTTGTACTGGTCGGAGGCGGCGGGCGTGTCGGCGAAGAAGGCCGCGTCGAAACCGCCCCGCTCCAGCGTGCGCGCCAGGTCCTGCCAGTAGCCGAAGCTGCCCATGCCGGCGAGCTGGCCGTCCTCGGGACTGGCCCAGCTCAGCGCCGTGTGGGTGATCGGCGAGTGGAAGAACATGTGCACGAGATGCATGTGGGCCATCGCCCGTCCTCCGGTCGTTCTTGTTGTTGCGCCGGCCCGCCTCCCGTGCGGCCCGGCCCTCCTTTGCGAGAGGGCCCGGCGCCGGCGGAGGGCCGCGAGTCGCCTGGATTTGACGACTGGTATCCTTCTAGTATACCAATAGCGCCTTAGGAGATCCAGCCCATTTCGTGAGTGTCGGTGCGCATTGTCGAAAGCGTGTGCTGGGCACGATGCGAATGTGGAGGAGATTCTTCTGCGACGGCGTCAGCCCGGGCCGGTCCCTTCCGGTCCACCCGCTCGCCCGGCAATAATTGTACCTGTACAATAAACGTTGCGTATTGACAACGTTGAGGGGCGATGGTTCGATGCCCCCAACAAGAAAAAGTGGCCCGCCGGGACCCCCGTGCGGGCGGCATCGGCGCACCCGGAAATCGCACTCGGCGCCGGTGACATGAGGAAGCGCCGGAGAAGGCCATGCCGCGTGCCGAAGCGATGCTGCGCCGCGTCGAAGACCTGTTGCACGCCCTCGGCTGCACAGCGCTCGTCGTCGTCGCCGTGCTCATCAACGCCGACATCATCTCGCGTGTCGTGGGCCTGCGCCCGCTGGAGATGCAGTTCGAGCTGACCGAGCTCTACCTGATGCCGTCCCTGGCGACGCTCTCGCTCGCACGCGTGTTCCGCGACGGCGGGCACCTCGCCCTCGAGGTCGACACGCCCTCCCTCCTCGGCCCCCTCTGGCCCGTCGTCAGACGGCTCGTGCTCGCCGCGTCCGCCGCCTTCTTCCTGACGGTCGCCTACGTCTCGGGCCGGCATGCGGTCGAGGCGTTCGCCAAGGGATCCATCGAGTTCGGCGTCATCGACTGGCCGCTGGGGTGGGCGTACCTGCCGGTCCCCGTCGGCACCGGCCTTCTCGCCGTCCGGCTCCTCGTGGAGCTCGTAAAACGAGGCGCGCCAAGCGCCCTTGCCACCAACACAGGAGGAGACATCAATGAAATTTAAGGCCACCCTCGCCGCCGCCGCGACCGCCGCCGTCCTCTCCGCCGGGGCGTTCAGCCTCCCCGCGCAGGCCACCGACCTGCGCCTCGGCGACTTCCAGTCCACCACCCACATCGTCTCGGTGAACGGGACGCAGAAGTGGATGAAGGACGTCGAGGCCGCCACCGAAGGCGCCGTGACGTTCACCCACTTCCCGTCCGAGCAGGGCGCCAAGGCCGACGCGCTGCTGGACGCGGTCGCCAACGGCATCCTCGACGTCGCGCTGATCCAGCCCTTCTACACGTCCGAAAAGCTGCCGCTGTGGTCCATCGTCGGCCTGCCCGGCTTCTACGACACCGCCGACAGGGGCACCGAGGCGCTGCAGGCGATGATCGACGAGGGCGCCACCCGCGACGAGCTCCTCGAGGCCGGCGTCGTGCCCATCTTCGCCGTCGCGCTGCCGCCCTACCAGGTGCTCTCCAAGGCCGAGCGGATGGGCGCGCTCGACGCGTGGACCAACAAGAACATCCGCACCAGCGGCGCGGCTCAGGCGCTGATCGCCCGCAGCCTCGGCGGCGCCGGCGTGTCGATGCCCGGCCCCGAGGTCTATACCGGAGTGGAGCGCGGCCGCCTCGACGCGGTCCTCTTCCCGCTCCCCTCCGTGCCCGGCTACAACCTGCAGGAGGTGACGCAGCACATCTCCACGAACGGCTCGTTCGGCGGCTCGCTCCTCATGCTCGTCA
Above is a genomic segment from Acuticoccus sediminis containing:
- a CDS encoding TRAP transporter large permease; this translates as MTVMALMGATVLLLLAAGFPIALVLGATGVFWTILYNPNYLGGIAHTVFNTASGETLIAIPLFILMGQIVQHSRVAERFYETVARWLAVVPGGLLHANISVSAVFSAVSGSSVATAATVATAALPSLDRLHYDRRLSTGTLAAGGTLGILIPPSIPLIVYGSLVEESIGSLFIAALLPALMTVSLFHIYIFVRALLDPSVAPAGAADTPPISTAAALGNVLPVLAIVLVVLGGIYLGWTTSTEAAALGAFMALLTAAGQRTLTWGMLKTVLGETASLTAMILFIVIGAQIFSFAVYTWGINSDIRQLVGGLPYPPLAIFGIIVVIYLILGMFVDALSLMLMTLAVVHPIIVSLGYDPIWFGIVLVLLLEVGLITPPVGMNLFTIKAVNPSISLKDIAYGSLPFVAIVLFSVAILVMFPEVVLWLPFHI
- a CDS encoding TRAP transporter small permease codes for the protein MTSPAKRFERAALALSSILLAVLFALLLTDVVLRALRIEFFWGSEGGGVLMAWIIVLALPMVTRTRSHIATDFIAALLPPRGGIALRIAGHVLMLAYLGTLVWLCADLAERNFLGGVRSQGILRLPVAYVQFGIVAGLVLVMVSQVLLLVEDARALVTRGAPS
- a CDS encoding TRAP transporter substrate-binding protein, encoding MRTWIHLATAAALWASAGTAGAADFNWRFVGVNPASHEYSKLLIESFKRIEERTGGALSIEFVTYGETPYKAVDALTLVRDGLIEMTEWVPAYNASTYPLLAGPQLPFLMKELLSVEDFQKATDAAWQTETIASYKDGILGDHGAVSLATGYYDPINLWFTGTVTDMDGIVGKKVRAFSPEQAEFLSAAGASPVNISAADAYTGLQRGVIDGVFTGAAAVVAFKWNEVLKSGFATNVLLLSLDEIVSEARLNELPEDVRAVLLEEMDSVEAEIRATMPKISAAKLDQLKADGFTITTPTPELYAKFHEIAVEHVYPQWAERGGEQAKEVLADLGIELK
- a CDS encoding NtaA/DmoA family FMN-dependent monooxygenase (This protein belongs to a clade of FMN-dependent monooxygenases, within a broader family of flavin-dependent oxidoreductases, the luciferase-like monooxygenase (LMM) family, some of whose members use coenzyme F420 rather than FMN.) — encoded protein: MAHMHLVHMFFHSPITHTALSWASPEDGQLAGMGSFGYWQDLARTLERGGFDAAFFADTPAASDQYKDGPETPITYGVVWPTHDPMPVAAVMLAATTHLGVGVTLSITGNPPFLAYRRLSTLDYMSGGRLGWNVVTGHMRAEHRAVGQDLVGHDERYDVADEFMEICNALWDSFAPGALPMDKESGILGDPSRIARVKHVGKYFRCEAVSPTLPSPQGGRPVIFQAGSSGRGMEFAVKHADGIFAIQPHLKAMRAFRERFDAAAAAGGREPIGILFGLQYVIGSTEEEARRRLEALRERVPLDAGLSRLSAPLGIDCSTLDPDQPLEEVPTEASRGMAAALVQIGSDTGRKVTVREAAIQMGLTVGLPQVVGSPEQIADALEHYWRESGGYGFNLSAATKPGMIEEFVDHVVPILRKRGLVRPEYTGSTLRENLAA
- a CDS encoding TRAP transporter small permease codes for the protein MPRAEAMLRRVEDLLHALGCTALVVVAVLINADIISRVVGLRPLEMQFELTELYLMPSLATLSLARVFRDGGHLALEVDTPSLLGPLWPVVRRLVLAASAAFFLTVAYVSGRHAVEAFAKGSIEFGVIDWPLGWAYLPVPVGTGLLAVRLLVELVKRGAPSALATNTGGDINEI
- the dctP gene encoding TRAP transporter substrate-binding protein DctP, translating into MKFKATLAAAATAAVLSAGAFSLPAQATDLRLGDFQSTTHIVSVNGTQKWMKDVEAATEGAVTFTHFPSEQGAKADALLDAVANGILDVALIQPFYTSEKLPLWSIVGLPGFYDTADRGTEALQAMIDEGATRDELLEAGVVPIFAVALPPYQVLSKAERMGALDAWTNKNIRTSGAAQALIARSLGGAGVSMPGPEVYTGVERGRLDAVLFPLPSVPGYNLQEVTQHISTNGSFGGSLLMLVMNKDVFEGLPEDEQKVLLELGAETARHAAKVQDDAQAKLADEWAAAGIDIYTFSDAELDTLNEAMGAVRQDWLDRIGGRNKDAAPTMERYTSLSAN